The following proteins come from a genomic window of Dreissena polymorpha isolate Duluth1 chromosome 1, UMN_Dpol_1.0, whole genome shotgun sequence:
- the LOC127857193 gene encoding uncharacterized protein LOC127857193 codes for MKVAIFSLLVLGQAFADISHRGKRQAADCQEPDLPNICTTAGGRVYFPHPTNSRKFLQCSDGGRMFIITCPSGEFYSSAATGCVPLNPVTAAPATNPPITTARPTTASVFNPCTIDNLVAGNIFFPYPGDNRKFIECDKQGNPMQLTCPTRLVFSPDRKACVLAPTDSSVTVGPVNTVTVNPLNPITGNPCTQSNIQSGELFFPHPNPSQYIHCDYAGDAYIMNCPGNLIWNQSVKQCSTAFIG; via the exons ATGAAGGTCGCGATTTTTAGCCTACTGGTTCTAGGACAGGCGTTCGCAGATATATCCCACAGAG GAAAGAGACAAGCGGCGGACTGTCAAG AACCGGACTTACCCAATATATGCACCACCGCCGGCGGTCGCGTTTATTTTCCCCATCCAACGAACTCCCGGAAGTTCCTACAATGCTCCGATGGCGGCCGAATGTTCATCATCACGTGCCCCAGCGGTGAATTCTACAGTTCAGCGGCAACCGGCTGCGTACCTTTGAAC CCTGTAACCGCTGCTCCGGCCACCAATCCGCCCATAACCACCGCCAGGCCCACGACGGCTTCAGTATTCAACCCGTGCACAATCGACAACCTCGTTGCCGGAAACATATTCTTCCCGTATCCCGGCGACAACCGGAAGTTCATAGAGTGCGACAAGCAGGGCAACCCCATGCAACTCACTTGCCCAACTAGACTGGTGTTCAGTCCGGACAGGAAAGCCTGCGTCCTAGCCCCAACTGACAGCTCGGTCACTGTCGGTCCAGTAAACACTGTTACCGTAAACCCTCTAAACCCTATCACAG GAAATCCCTGCACGCAGTCAAACATTCAAAGCGGCGAGCTGTTTTTCCCGCACCCTAACCCGAGCCAGTACATCCACTGCGACTACGCCGGGGATGCTTACATCATGAACTGCCCAGGCAATCTCATTTGGAATCAGTCTGTCAAGCAATGCTCCACCGCCTTCATTGGCTAA